A stretch of DNA from Bacteroidota bacterium:
CCTGCCTGCAGCAACTTCCCGCTTCATGCCATCTTTGTGCCGACAATGTACAAAATGGCCCTGCTGAGTGAGCCACCGTCCGGATTATTCTATACCATCGGAAGCGACGAGCCTGTTGAAATACGGAAAACAGAACTGGAGGGCGATATGACATTTAAAATTCGAAGTACAACGGGTGATTTCGAAGTCATCCCGGAACAGCGCATCATAGGCTCCAGGGCGTCACTCTACATGCATGGACAGGTCACTGAAGCCGGAAACTATACTCTTTTGACAGGAGACCAGGTTATCAGTGGTCTGTCGTTCATTTACGACAGGAAAGAGTCAAATTTAGACAGCTATACACCTGAAGAACTTAATAAATCATGGGATCCGGTGAAGTATAATTTTAAAGTCATTCAGGAAACCGGTAAGCCATTTGGCGAAGTGCTGGATGAGCTGAATATCGGAATAAAGTTGTGGAGGTGGTTTGTGGTGCTGGCGCTGTTGTGTCTGGCCGGAGAGGTGGTGGTGTTGAGGTTTTTTTAAGACAGCCTCACCCCCTGTCCCCCTCTCCTCCAGGAGAGGGGGTGAAGGGGGAGAGGTGGTTTGGGTTTGCGGGTCACAGGTCTTCAGGTAGCCGGTAGTAGGGGTGTTATGGATTAATTTAGGTTTGAAAAATCGATTATTTTTGGAGAAATTTTGAAAATGGAAGAATTGGAAGATATAGCAGGTCGGACTGAGGGTAGTGAAGTGCAGCCGGAGGGGGAAGATCTTCCGAAGACGGTACATCTTGGGGGCTTATATGAGAACTGGTTCCTCGACTATGCCTCTTATGTGATACTGGAGAGGGCTGTGCCCGATGTCTATGACGGATTGAAGCCGGTCCAGCGCCGGATTTTGCATGCCATGAAAGAGCTTGACGACGGCAGGTACAACAAGGTTGCCAACATCATAGGCCATACGATGAAATATCACCCGCATGGCGATGCTTCAATCAATGATGCTCTGGTGCAACTCGGGCAAAAGGAACTGCTCATCGACGCACAGGGCAACTGGGGTAACGTGCTCACCGGCGACAGCGCTGCAGCCGCACGTTATATCGAAGCACGTCTGTCGAAATTCGCCGGTGAGGTGCTCTTCAACCCGAAAACGACGGTGTGGAAGTCATCATACGATGGCCGCAATAATGAACCTGTCCACTTGCCTGCCAAATTCCCGTTATTGCTGGCGCAGGGCGTAGAAGGCATCGCCGTGGGGCTTTCCTCGCGCATACTGCCGCACAACTTCAACGAAATCGTCGACGCATCCATTCATATCCTGCAGCAGGAGGATTTTGAAATATTACCGGATTTCCCGACAGGTGGACTGGCCGACTTCTCAAAGTACAACAACGGCGCCAGAGGCGGCAGGGTCAGAATTAGAGCCAGAATAAGCCAGAAAGATAAAAAGACACTCGTGATCACCGAGATACCATTTGGCACCAACACAACGTCTCTCATCGAAAGCATTATCGACGCCAATGACAAAGGCAAGATCAGGATCAGGAAAATTGACGATAATACAGCCGAACAGGTGGAGATACTCGTTCACCTGGCCCCCAATGTCAGTCCTGACCAGACTATCGATGCCCTTTATGCATTCACCATGTGCGAAGTGTCGATATCACCCAATGCCTGCGTGATATGGGACGGCAAGCCCAGATTTCTCGATGTAAAAGAGATACTCCGGATATCCAATAAAAACACGGTGGAAATCCTCCGCAGGGAGCTGGAGATCAGAAAAGAGGAACTACTGGAGCAGCTTTTCTTCGCCGGCCTCGAGAAAATATTCATTGAAAAACGCATATACCGCGACATAGAGAACTGTACCACATGGGAAGCCGTGCTGGAAACCATCGATAAAAAACTGCAACTACACTTCAAAAAGTTTTACAGACCGGTCACCACTGACGACATTGTGAAACTGACCGAAATCAAAATCAAAAGGATATCGAAGTTCAATTCGTTTAAGGCCGATGAGGTTATGGATGCCCTGCAGGTGGAACTGGATGAGGTGAAGACACACCTGGAGAACCTGATTGATTATGCCATCAACTATTTCAGGCATATTAAAAAGAAATACGGAACTGGACGGGAGAGGAAGACCGAGATCAGGAACTTTGATGTCATTGAGGCAGCCAAGGTGGCTGCTGCCACCTCCAAGCTTTATGTGAACCGCGAAGAAGGCTTTGCAGGCACATCACTGAAAAAGGAAGAGTATGTGT
This window harbors:
- a CDS encoding DNA gyrase/topoisomerase IV subunit A, with the protein product MEELEDIAGRTEGSEVQPEGEDLPKTVHLGGLYENWFLDYASYVILERAVPDVYDGLKPVQRRILHAMKELDDGRYNKVANIIGHTMKYHPHGDASINDALVQLGQKELLIDAQGNWGNVLTGDSAAAARYIEARLSKFAGEVLFNPKTTVWKSSYDGRNNEPVHLPAKFPLLLAQGVEGIAVGLSSRILPHNFNEIVDASIHILQQEDFEILPDFPTGGLADFSKYNNGARGGRVRIRARISQKDKKTLVITEIPFGTNTTSLIESIIDANDKGKIRIRKIDDNTAEQVEILVHLAPNVSPDQTIDALYAFTMCEVSISPNACVIWDGKPRFLDVKEILRISNKNTVEILRRELEIRKEELLEQLFFAGLEKIFIEKRIYRDIENCTTWEAVLETIDKKLQLHFKKFYRPVTTDDIVKLTEIKIKRISKFNSFKADEVMDALQVELDEVKTHLENLIDYAINYFRHIKKKYGTGRERKTEIRNFDVIEAAKVAAATSKLYVNREEGFAGTSLKKEEYVCECSDIDDIIVFRENGTFIVTRVADKLFVGEHIVHIDVFKKNDERTIYNIAYQDGKKGFVYVKRFSVKNIMRDKDYDATQGKPGSRIMYLTANPNGEAEMVKVFLRPRPKLKKLSFEFDFSQLSIKGRSSIGNILSRKPVRRIEKREEGVSTLGALDIWYDDTVRRLNRDQRGLYLGAFLGDDRIVTVMQSGEYKFTTYDLSTHFDEDMLLIRKYDPNDIITAVYIEGESQQPYIKRFQVEPSNKKVNFIGEDSQAKLMKVTFDPAPQLTIVFEENPRRKVNTEVVSLAEFITVKGYKAKGKRLTVYPYKELNLLEPVTEQQIIVVEEVDIKDEEAEEIPEIMEVAEAVLDVIEENDTHKSEIDVGREMKDEELKMKDEEVEVAEADMPERQIEAGDKGSRKNESKRDDVNLQMELDF